From the Lolium rigidum isolate FL_2022 chromosome 2, APGP_CSIRO_Lrig_0.1, whole genome shotgun sequence genome, one window contains:
- the LOC124687524 gene encoding auxin-responsive protein SAUR36-like, producing the protein MMASRHRGFRIGRKLLGLCRWALSHRRRRRGGGYLRLQRCQQLGGTAYNSPAAFGSAKKQQQLVVLPRDEHEPRRRVLTWGRSLARRMRLFPRRGSAGGGGERLLEEEAAEATTPKGQVAVYVGGDGPGGESSMRYVVPVVYFNHPLFGELLREAEEEFGFKHPGGITIPCAATRFERAAAVAGSCSGRKVPAWW; encoded by the coding sequence ATGATGGCAAGCCGGCATAGAGGCTTCCGGATCGGCCGGAAGCTGCTCGGCCTGTGCCGCTGGGCGCTTTCCCACCGCCGGCGACGCCGCGGCGGCGGCTACCTCCGCCTCCAACGCTGCCAGCAGCTGGGAGGCACAGCATATAACTCCCCCGCGGCCTTCGGGAGCGCCAAGAAGCAGCAGCAGCTGGTCGTGCTGCCGCGGGACGAGCACGAGCCACGGCGGCGGGTGCTGACGTGGGGGCGGTCCCTGGCGCGCCGGATGAGGCTCTTCCCACGGCGtggcagcgccggcggcggcggcgagcggctcctggaggaggaggccgcggaGGCGACGACGCCCAAGGGGCAGGTTGCGGTGTACGTGGGCGGCGACGGGCCCGGCGGGGAGTCGTCGATGAGGTACGTGGTGCCCGTGGTGTACTTCAACCACCCGCTGTTCGGGGAGCTGCTGCGCGAGGCCGAGGAGGAGTTCGGCTTCAAGCATCCCGGCGGGATCACCATCCCGTGTGCGGCCACGCGCTtcgagcgcgccgccgccgtggccggcaGCTGCAGCGGCAGGAAGGTGCCAGCGTGGTGGTAG